In Campylobacter concisus, the genomic stretch GATGTCACTTAAGCTTGTCTTTTCGTATCCTTTTTCTAAAAATAGCTCAAGTGCTGTTTTTACGATAAGTTCGTATCTTTTTTTACCCTTTTCTGAGATCGCCATCTTGCTTCCTATTAAATTTTTGCCATTTTATCATCTTTTAGGATAGATAAAAGTACTTTGCCTTTGCACGCTGACAGCTGGCTCATCAGTGGCATAGGCTTTGATATTTATATGTTTTAAAAGATCTTTATCGCTTAAATTTTCATTTTTTGATTTTAGCGTGACGATTACTCGTTGCTTTGCACCAGCTTTTAATATAAATGGCTTATTTGGACGAGAAATTTCTATATTCTTATCATCTACTTCAAAGTAAAAGGCGTGCTCTTTATTTTGTGTGTTTTGCACCAAAAATACGTAAGAATTTTCGACTTCATTTTCGCCTAAAATTTTATAAAGCTCGCTTGTTCTATTTATGTTTAAAAGCATACTTTCTTTTTTGCCACTCATCAATACCCCAGCTGTTAAGACAATGCCCAAAATGACAAGATAAGCAACCGTTCTAAAGCGTAAAATTTTGACTCTTTTTTGCTCTTTTATAGAATTTATACTTCTCCACTCAATAAGCGAACTTTCATCAAAATGCTTCATCACTTTAGCGCAAGCATCGCTACACTCTAGACAATTTATACATTCAAGCTGCATACCTTTTCTTATATCAATGTGCGTCGGACATATTCTCACGCATGCTTCACATCCCGTGCACAGCGCGCCCTCTTCTTTCGGTTTTTTAAATTTCTCTTTTCCGTTATAGATTATGCCGCCTCTTTTTTGATTGTAAATAACTTGGATAGTGTCGTTATCAAACATCACTGATTGCACCCTAGCGTAAGGACAAACATAAATGCAAAAATTTTCTTTTAAAATAATGACATCATAAACTAACCAAATAGCGACAACAAGCCAAAATGCAAACAAAACTCCATGTTCGCTTGGCTCTTTTAAATAAGCGAAAAAATCAAGCGGTGGCACAAAATACCATAAAAAATTTGCCGAAATAATAAGAGCTAAAATACACCAAATTCCAACTGCTAAAGCACGCTTTAAAATTTGTCCTTTTGGCTCATTCTGCTTATTTTGTATATTTTTTCTGATCTTTAAAATTTTAGTTTGCAAAAGGTCACGAAATATCGTTCTAAAAATAGTTTGCGGACAGCTCCAGCCACACCAAACACGCCCTGCAAGTGTCGTTAGAAAAAATATACTTAAGAACAAAATGATAAACAAAAATGGCAACAAATAAAGCTCTTGCATATCAAATTTTGTAAAAAAGAGATCAACTCTACTTTTATCAAAACTTAGCAAAAATAGCTGCGCATCATTTACTCTGATAAATGGTAAAACAAAGACAAATAGCGTGATACAGGCGAAAAAAATGTAACGCTTCTTGGCGTAGCTAAGATGAAAATTCTTTGACATAATAAGCCTTTTTTGAAATTTTATGATTATAAAGCTTATGGCATTAAAAGAGTTTTAAAAAAAAATAGTTAAAAGCTTAAATTTATGAAAATTAAACTATACTCACGGCTTATTTTAATCTGAAAGGTGGTGAGGACGTTGCCTGGTATTAAGGTACATCCTAACGAGTCATTTGACGAGGGTTACAGAAAGTTTAAGAAACAAACTGACCGTAACTTAGTAGTAACTGAAGCAAGAGCTAGACGCTTCTTTGAGCCTAAAACTGAGATCCGCAAGAAACAAAAAATTGCTGCTCGCAAGAAAATGCTTAAACGCCTTTATATGCTTAGACGCTACGAGTCAAGACTCTAAAACCAAGACAAAGAGGGCTTTGCTCTCTTTGTTTAACTCTTCTTTTAGCCTTATTTTTTTATAATCAAAGCAAATTTTTTATTTTATTTTAAACGGAAATTCGATGCAAAAGCTAGCTATAAACGAAGCTGCAGAAATTTTAGGCATAACAAAAGAAGCAGTCTATAATAGAATCCGCCGTGGTTCGATCAATACAGTCATTGAAAATGGCACAAAATTTGTCATCCTTGATGAGAAACCAAGTAGCGAAAAAGCCACAAAACCCGCTCCAAAAAGTACAAAAATCAAATCCCAAAATGATGAGTTTATAAATTATTTGCTAAATGAGTTAAGCGAGTTAAAGAGCTTAAATTTAAACTTGCAAGCTGACAAAGATAGGCTCTTTAAAGAAAAAGAGCAGATGCTAATCGAGCGAAAAAATGAAATTTTGCAAATTTATAAGGACAGAGATGAAAAGCTCATGCAGTTTCTAAATGCTATGCAAAGGCCGCTTTTAACACAAAAAAACGACGATATGCCAAATAATGAAGCGATAGAGGCCGAGATAGAAAATGAGTCAAAATGGATAAATTTAAGTGAATTTTTAAAGGAGCTAAATCTAAAGCCAAAGGCAACGAAAAAAGCCAGTGAAAAGATAATAAAAGCGATACACCACTCAAAATTTATAAAATTTAAACGAGGCGTGATACTTGTTAGAAGACATAAAAATTTAAAAGAGTTGATAGGAGAGATATGAAACACATTAAAAAGATAGCTACTTATGCTGCGGTAGGCGGATTTGGTGCGATCGTTATGGCTGGCCTTGCTGGTTGTGGCAGTGACAATGGCGGTGATGAAAACGCACTAAACGAAGTTGCGCAAAAAAATGGCGCCTTTGTCATCATCGAGGAGAGTGCACCTGGCGTTTATAAAATTTTAGAAGAGTATCCAAGCACCGAAACTAGGGTCGTGCTAAAAGATATGAACGGCACTGAGCGCGTGCTAAGTAAAGATGAGATCGATAAACTTTTGGCGCAAGCAAACGCAAATATCGACAATGGCACTTCAAATTTGACAAGAACTAGTGACGCACAGCTAAGTAGCGGCGGACTAAGTCTTGGCGAGACGATCCTTGCTTCAGCAGCTGGCGCGATACTTGGTAGCTGGATAGGCAGCAAGCTCTTTGGCAATCAAAATTTCCAAGCAAATCGCCAAAGCACATATAAAAATCCAAGTGCCTACACAAGAAGTGTGGATAGCTTTAACAAGCAAAAGGCGGCAAATTCTGCTGCAAGAAGCAGTGGCGGAAAGAGTGGATTTTTCGGTGGTGGCTCGAAGTCGTCAAGCTCTAGCTCATCAAGCTTTGGAGGCTGAAAATGATAAATTTAAGAAAAATCACCCCATTAAACAACGAATTCATGGAGAAAATCGGCTTTGCATGGCATACAGATAACGACAACAGCTCATATATCGCTGATGAGATCGTGCAGGTAAAAGCAAGCGAGGCGGATGCTTATTATGAGGCGGCAAATGAGCTATACGATATGTATGTAAATGCCGCTCAGTACGTCATTGACAACAACCTTTTTCACGAGATAGGCATACCATTTAATCTCGTTGATAGCATCAAAAAAAGCTGGGAAAATGACATTCACTGGCACCTTTATGGCAGATTTGATCTTGCTGGTGGGCTTGATGGCAAGCCGATAAAACTGATCGAATTTAACGCAGACACGCCAACGGCAGTTTTTGAGACAGCGATCATTCAGTGGGCGATGCTAAAACTAAATCATATGGACGAAGCAGAGCAATTTAATAACCTTTACGAAGCTCTAAAGCAAAATTTTAAACGCCTTATCACGCTTGGCGACGATAATGTAAATTTCGAGGATGTTTACGAGGGCTGGGGGATACTCTTTAGCTCTATCGCTGGTAGTATCGAGGACGAGCAAACCGTGAAATTACTGCAATACATCGCAAAAGAAGCTGGCTTTAAAACCGACTTTGCTTACGTTGATGAGGTCGTTTTTAACGATGACGAGGGCATTTTTAAGGGCGATGAAAATTTTGAGTACTGGTTTAAGCTTGTGCCTTGGGAGAGCATAGCGATCGATGAAGGCGAGCTAGCACTTATACTTTCAAATATCATCAAAAACCAAAAAGCCATCATCATAAATCCCGCCTACACGCTACTTTTCCAAAGCAAGGGAATTTTAAAAATTCTTTGGGATCTTTATCCGAATCATCCACTCTTGCTTGAGACCTCAAACGAGCCGCTAAAGGGCAAAAAATATGTGAAAAAGCCGGTATTTGGTAGAGAGGGCGCAAACGTCTCGATATACGATGAAAACGGCGCACAAATAGCAAGTAATGACGGCGAATACGACTCAAACAAAGCCATCTATCAAGAATTTTACGAGTTTAATCAAGATGAGAGAGGCGAGAGCTACCAAGCTGGCGTATTTTACGCTTATGAGGCGTGCGCGCTTGGATATAGAAAGGGCGGCAAAATTTTAGATAACTACTCTAAATTTGTGGGACATTTCATTAAGGACTAAGGATGAAGATCGTTTGTTTAGACGCGGCAACACTTGGCGAAAACGTTGATCTTAGTGTTTTTAAGAAATTTGGCGAGTTTATCAGCTACCAAAAAACCAAAAGCGATGAGGTCGTGCCACGTCTAAAGGGCGTTGATGTCGTCATCACAAACAAGGTCGTCATCGACAAAGCCGTGATGGACGCGACAAATTTAAAGCTTATCTGCATAAGTGCAACTGGTATGAACAACGTAGATCTAGAGCATGCAAAAGCTAAAAATATAGCTGTAAAAAACGTCGCTGGCTACTCAACTGCAAGCGTCGTGCAGCACACATTCGCCTTGCTTTTTGAGCTAACAAATCGCATAAAATTTTATGATGAGTATGTAAAAAACGGCGAGTGGGTGAAGAGTGAAATTTTCACCTATCTTGGCGCAGACATCAGCGAGATCGCTGGCAAAGAATTTGGCATCATCGGACTTGGCGAGATAGGACGCAGCGTGGCGGCAGTGGCGCGTGCATTTGGCGCAAATGTGAGCTACTACTCGACAAGTGGAACAAATAAAAATAGCGAATTTAAACAAAAAAGCCTAGATGAGCTATTAAGAAGCAGCGACATCATCAGCATCCACGCACCGCTAAATGAAAAGACTAGAAATTTACTAGGCGCAAACGAGATAAATTTGCTAAAAGATGATGCAATAGTACTAAATTTAGGACGTGGCGGCATAGTGGATGAAGCGGCGATGGCAAGGGCGATAGATGAGAGAAATTTACGCTTTGGTACCGACGTTTTGGAGCGTGAGCCGATGAGTGAAAATAGCCCATTTTTAAATGTAAAAAAGAAGTCAAATCTACTCATCACTCCGCACGTAGCATGGGGTAGCTTGGAGGCTAGAAAGACGCTCATCGCAAAGATCGTCGCAAACATCGAAAATTTCATCAATGAGAGCAGATAATGGGCTATGATATAAGCTATCACGCCATTAGCGAAGATGAAATTTCAAAGTGGTATTTTGAGGCACTTGAGCTCACAAGGTCTAGTAAATTTGACGAGGTTTTAGAACTTGCTAGCAAGGCTGGCGTAGAGGAATTTTACGCCCAAAAGTACAAAGATACACTAAGCGCTGCGTTACAGTATAAAGACGATGAAATTTTTAACAAAACTCACGGCTTTTGTATCGCCGTCACGCAAGGATTTTTTAGAAAGTATTTCTACACTCGTGGCACATCGCTAAGCTCTTTGGCGCGGCAAAATGAGAAATTTAAAAACTATATTAGCAACTGGCGAGAAATTTTACCAAGCA encodes the following:
- a CDS encoding TetR/AcrR family transcriptional regulator; the encoded protein is MAISEKGKKRYELIVKTALELFLEKGYEKTSLSDIVAISGGSLSSIYTFFENKEGLFEAIIEQEYR
- the ccoG gene encoding cytochrome c oxidase accessory protein CcoG gives rise to the protein MSKNFHLSYAKKRYIFFACITLFVFVLPFIRVNDAQLFLLSFDKSRVDLFFTKFDMQELYLLPFLFIILFLSIFFLTTLAGRVWCGWSCPQTIFRTIFRDLLQTKILKIRKNIQNKQNEPKGQILKRALAVGIWCILALIISANFLWYFVPPLDFFAYLKEPSEHGVLFAFWLVVAIWLVYDVIILKENFCIYVCPYARVQSVMFDNDTIQVIYNQKRGGIIYNGKEKFKKPKEEGALCTGCEACVRICPTHIDIRKGMQLECINCLECSDACAKVMKHFDESSLIEWRSINSIKEQKRVKILRFRTVAYLVILGIVLTAGVLMSGKKESMLLNINRTSELYKILGENEVENSYVFLVQNTQNKEHAFYFEVDDKNIEISRPNKPFILKAGAKQRVIVTLKSKNENLSDKDLLKHINIKAYATDEPAVSVQRQSTFIYPKR
- the rpsU gene encoding 30S ribosomal protein S21, with amino-acid sequence MPGIKVHPNESFDEGYRKFKKQTDRNLVVTEARARRFFEPKTEIRKKQKIAARKKMLKRLYMLRRYESRL
- a CDS encoding DNA-binding protein, translated to MQKLAINEAAEILGITKEAVYNRIRRGSINTVIENGTKFVILDEKPSSEKATKPAPKSTKIKSQNDEFINYLLNELSELKSLNLNLQADKDRLFKEKEQMLIERKNEILQIYKDRDEKLMQFLNAMQRPLLTQKNDDMPNNEAIEAEIENESKWINLSEFLKELNLKPKATKKASEKIIKAIHHSKFIKFKRGVILVRRHKNLKELIGEI
- a CDS encoding UPF0323 family lipoprotein, which translates into the protein MKHIKKIATYAAVGGFGAIVMAGLAGCGSDNGGDENALNEVAQKNGAFVIIEESAPGVYKILEEYPSTETRVVLKDMNGTERVLSKDEIDKLLAQANANIDNGTSNLTRTSDAQLSSGGLSLGETILASAAGAILGSWIGSKLFGNQNFQANRQSTYKNPSAYTRSVDSFNKQKAANSAARSSGGKSGFFGGGSKSSSSSSSSFGG
- a CDS encoding glutathionylspermidine synthase family protein yields the protein MINLRKITPLNNEFMEKIGFAWHTDNDNSSYIADEIVQVKASEADAYYEAANELYDMYVNAAQYVIDNNLFHEIGIPFNLVDSIKKSWENDIHWHLYGRFDLAGGLDGKPIKLIEFNADTPTAVFETAIIQWAMLKLNHMDEAEQFNNLYEALKQNFKRLITLGDDNVNFEDVYEGWGILFSSIAGSIEDEQTVKLLQYIAKEAGFKTDFAYVDEVVFNDDEGIFKGDENFEYWFKLVPWESIAIDEGELALILSNIIKNQKAIIINPAYTLLFQSKGILKILWDLYPNHPLLLETSNEPLKGKKYVKKPVFGREGANVSIYDENGAQIASNDGEYDSNKAIYQEFYEFNQDERGESYQAGVFYAYEACALGYRKGGKILDNYSKFVGHFIKD
- a CDS encoding D-2-hydroxyacid dehydrogenase produces the protein MKIVCLDAATLGENVDLSVFKKFGEFISYQKTKSDEVVPRLKGVDVVITNKVVIDKAVMDATNLKLICISATGMNNVDLEHAKAKNIAVKNVAGYSTASVVQHTFALLFELTNRIKFYDEYVKNGEWVKSEIFTYLGADISEIAGKEFGIIGLGEIGRSVAAVARAFGANVSYYSTSGTNKNSEFKQKSLDELLRSSDIISIHAPLNEKTRNLLGANEINLLKDDAIVLNLGRGGIVDEAAMARAIDERNLRFGTDVLEREPMSENSPFLNVKKKSNLLITPHVAWGSLEARKTLIAKIVANIENFINESR